Proteins from a single region of Segatella copri:
- the rsgA gene encoding ribosome small subunit-dependent GTPase A, whose product MRGLVIKNTGSWYTVKTDDGQLIESKIKGNFRLKGIRSTNPVAVGDYVQLITNQEGTAFISSIEDRQNYIIRKSPNLSKQSHILAANVDQALLVVTVNYPQTSTTFIDRFLAGAEAYRVPVIIIFNKSDILSEEELHYEKMMCTLYETIGYKCIELSAATGEGVELLRPLIKDKKSLLSGNSGVGKSTLINQLIPEAEQRTAEISEAHNSGMHTTTFSEMLELPEGGYLIDTPGIKGFGTFDIEKEELTSYFKEIFKFSQDCKFSDCTHTHEPGCAVIKAVEEHYIAASRYQSYLSMLEDKDENKYREAF is encoded by the coding sequence ATGAGAGGACTCGTTATTAAAAATACAGGCAGCTGGTACACCGTCAAGACAGACGATGGCCAGCTGATTGAAAGTAAAATCAAGGGCAATTTCAGATTGAAGGGCATCCGCAGCACCAATCCTGTGGCTGTAGGTGATTATGTGCAGCTTATTACCAATCAGGAAGGTACGGCATTTATCTCTTCTATCGAAGACCGCCAAAACTATATCATTCGTAAATCACCTAACCTCAGTAAGCAGAGTCATATTCTGGCTGCTAATGTAGACCAGGCGCTGCTTGTGGTAACGGTGAATTATCCGCAGACATCTACTACCTTCATCGACCGATTCCTGGCTGGTGCTGAGGCCTACAGAGTGCCTGTTATCATCATCTTTAATAAAAGTGACATACTTTCAGAAGAAGAATTGCATTACGAGAAGATGATGTGCACGCTCTATGAGACCATCGGATATAAATGTATCGAATTGTCGGCAGCTACAGGCGAAGGTGTTGAACTGTTGCGACCTCTTATCAAGGATAAGAAATCTTTGTTGAGTGGCAACAGCGGGGTAGGAAAGTCAACCCTCATCAACCAGCTCATTCCTGAAGCAGAGCAGCGTACCGCCGAAATCAGCGAGGCGCATAATAGCGGAATGCATACCACAACCTTCAGTGAGATGCTGGAACTGCCGGAAGGTGGTTATCTCATTGATACTCCGGGCATCAAGGGCTTTGGTACCTTTGATATCGAAAAGGAAGAGCTGACCAGCTATTTTAAGGAAATCTTCAAGTTCTCTCAGGATTGTAAGTTCTCTGACTGTACCCATACCCACGAACCGGGGTGCGCGGTAATCAAGGCGGTTGAGGAACATTATATTGCAGCTAGCCGCTATCAGAGTTATCTCTCTATGTTGGAGGATAAGGACGAAAACAAATACAGAGAGGCTTTTTGA
- a CDS encoding helix-turn-helix domain-containing protein produces the protein MKEQKDVRQRIEEGEFAQSAEISASYLDEDILIIDNVKVLQNPDPMRFQMNMIASCQRGSLRAELNGREFTVEKGDIFISPPNSILDIKEVSEDFACTAMCVSNHGLLGILRSHISVWNRAMYVSKVSVLKMNEVDMVFYSKFTDLVRLCLDPKFNDRSSWKPYRREIVETLLKSALLAVSNLLLTDLPKETLGTSASDFFDKFLEMLQQSEIKHQPVEYFAQQLCITPKYLSIICKRHSGKTAIEWITEYTLADITYYLRSTTKTIKEISGILGFSNTSFFGKYVREHLHMSPLKYRESLRKQ, from the coding sequence ATGAAAGAACAGAAGGACGTCAGGCAGCGTATCGAAGAAGGTGAGTTCGCACAGAGTGCAGAAATCAGTGCGAGCTATCTGGATGAGGACATCTTGATTATAGATAATGTCAAGGTGTTGCAGAACCCCGACCCTATGAGATTCCAGATGAACATGATTGCATCCTGTCAGAGAGGTAGCCTGAGAGCTGAACTCAACGGGCGGGAATTCACCGTGGAGAAGGGCGATATATTTATCAGTCCGCCTAACTCTATTCTCGACATCAAAGAGGTGTCGGAAGATTTTGCATGCACAGCCATGTGTGTCAGCAATCACGGCTTGCTTGGTATTCTTCGTTCTCATATCTCGGTATGGAACCGTGCCATGTATGTGAGCAAGGTTTCGGTGTTGAAGATGAACGAGGTGGATATGGTATTCTATTCTAAGTTTACCGACTTGGTGCGCCTCTGTTTGGATCCGAAGTTCAACGACCGCAGTTCGTGGAAACCTTATCGCCGTGAGATTGTAGAGACGCTCCTGAAGAGTGCTCTCCTTGCTGTGAGCAATCTTTTGCTGACAGATCTCCCGAAAGAAACTTTGGGAACCAGTGCCAGCGATTTCTTTGATAAGTTCCTGGAGATGTTGCAGCAGAGCGAAATCAAGCATCAGCCTGTAGAATATTTTGCGCAGCAGCTTTGCATCACGCCAAAATATCTCTCCATCATCTGCAAGCGCCATTCCGGCAAGACGGCCATCGAGTGGATTACAGAGTATACGCTTGCTGATATCACCTATTATCTCCGTTCTACAACGAAAACAATCAAGGAGATTTCAGGTATACTGGGCTTTTCCAATACCTCATTCTTCGGTAAATATGTAAGAGAGCATCTGCACATGTCACCTCTGAAGTATCGTGAAAGTTTGAGAAAACAATAA
- a CDS encoding PepSY domain-containing protein, with protein MIMNMLNKKITWRKQHKWLGIGMSFFMLMFCLSGILLNHRSLIKDVDVSRKYLPSRYEFKNWNGGLLRGTLALDDAILLYGNGGIWQTDSTASTFKDFNKGMPAGADCRQIRNVIRTDDGSVWSVSPFALYRLGSHKIWKSVTLPTEPEEKLSDISAHGDTLLVLSRSYAYVSLPPYQNFHRIELPMPKEYDGKVTVFRTIWLLHSGELFGSIGKLIVDGIAIILVLLCISGLIFWLKPKQKRLLRFSLQWHDKIGRYTIMLTLLIALTGWCLRPPVMIALVLNKMPSIPGTTLHSKNPWNDKLRVVRYDEKFGDWLLSTSDGFFSVNFQTGKLESIPNTPPVSVMGLNVLQQNKDGKWYCGSFSGLFVWDRVKGTTVDYSTGKAALKNAGAPFGKKAIAGMSQDFSDTPVIAEYNEGTDFAPQPAYMNQLPMSLWNVALEAHSGRIFIGSIATYIFIFVMGILAVWCLWSGYVIRLVKKK; from the coding sequence ATGATTATGAATATGCTAAATAAGAAAATAACTTGGAGAAAACAACATAAATGGTTAGGCATCGGTATGAGCTTTTTCATGCTGATGTTCTGCTTGTCGGGTATTCTGCTTAACCACCGTTCGCTTATCAAAGATGTGGACGTGAGCAGGAAATATCTGCCAAGTCGCTATGAATTCAAGAATTGGAATGGCGGGTTGCTGAGGGGAACGCTTGCTTTGGATGATGCCATATTGCTGTATGGAAACGGGGGAATCTGGCAAACGGATTCTACAGCATCCACATTCAAGGACTTTAATAAGGGGATGCCAGCAGGAGCAGACTGCCGACAGATAAGAAATGTTATCAGAACGGATGATGGTTCTGTCTGGTCGGTATCTCCATTTGCACTTTACCGGTTGGGGAGTCACAAAATATGGAAAAGCGTAACTCTTCCGACAGAGCCGGAAGAGAAGTTGAGCGACATTTCTGCTCATGGAGATACGCTTTTGGTTCTCAGCCGCTCCTATGCTTATGTTTCCTTGCCACCTTATCAGAACTTCCACCGGATAGAATTGCCTATGCCAAAGGAGTATGATGGGAAGGTTACAGTCTTTCGTACGATATGGCTGCTTCACAGTGGAGAGTTGTTTGGCAGCATTGGTAAACTCATCGTAGATGGCATTGCCATAATCCTGGTGTTGCTCTGCATCTCAGGTCTTATCTTCTGGTTAAAGCCTAAACAGAAGAGGTTGCTTCGCTTTTCGCTACAATGGCATGACAAAATAGGCCGATACACCATCATGCTTACTTTGTTGATAGCCCTGACAGGTTGGTGCCTTCGTCCACCTGTGATGATAGCCTTGGTGTTGAACAAGATGCCGTCTATTCCTGGGACGACGCTTCATAGCAAGAACCCTTGGAATGACAAACTCCGTGTGGTGCGTTATGATGAAAAGTTCGGTGACTGGCTCTTGTCAACTTCGGATGGTTTCTTTTCCGTGAATTTCCAGACAGGAAAGTTGGAGTCAATCCCCAATACTCCACCAGTCAGTGTTATGGGATTGAATGTCCTTCAGCAAAACAAAGATGGTAAATGGTATTGCGGTTCGTTTAGTGGTCTCTTTGTTTGGGATAGAGTAAAGGGGACAACCGTTGATTATTCTACCGGGAAAGCTGCTTTAAAGAACGCTGGCGCACCATTCGGAAAAAAGGCGATAGCAGGTATGAGCCAGGATTTCTCTGATACGCCTGTCATTGCTGAGTATAATGAAGGAACCGACTTTGCACCACAACCCGCTTATATGAACCAACTGCCCATGTCATTATGGAATGTGGCTCTGGAGGCTCATAGCGGTAGAATCTTCATAGGTAGTATTGCTACATATATATTTATCTTCGTAATGGGAATACTTGCCGTATGGTGCCTTTGGTCTGGGTATGTCATTAGACTGGTGAAGAAAAAATAA
- a CDS encoding glycoside hydrolase family 127 protein, with the protein MKKILVTSALAALALMPASAQKVNKSSGGYPITPVPFTSVKVWNNTFWGQRIETSRKVTIPLAFSKCETEGRYKNFERAAHPSDSYDVGKLMPYSFDDTDPYKTIEGASYVLQTYPDKKLKAYIDSVLDIIAPAQEADGYLYTARTQNPKHPHFWAGDKRWSKEEDLSHELYNLGHMVEGAVAHWQATGSRKFLDIAIRYADCVVREVGPNPGQACVVPGHQIAEMALCKLYLATGNKKYLEEAKFFLDYRGKTSIKQEYSQSHKPVLEQDEAVGHAVRATYMYAGMADVAALTGDTAYIHAIDRIWDNIVSKKLYITGGIGATNNGEAFGKNYELPNMSAYCETCAAIGNVYVNYRLFLLHGESKYYDVLERTLYNGLISGVSMDGGGFFYPNPLESMGQHQRQAWFGCACCPSNICRFLPSLPGYVYAVKNKNVYVNLFLSNSSSLKVAGKKVSLSQDTQYPWNGDIAIKVDDNKAGQFGMKIRIPGWVKGQPVPSDLYYYSDGKRLGYTITVNGKKVEAKVTEDGYYTINRKWKKGDVVRVHFDMEARTVRANNKVEADRGCISIERGPIVYCAEWPDNQGFDIMSILENREPQFAEGKLSYDGFIDPKYKNVLTLYKGQNMETLTENVQTLAYDKSGKLSTKDQTLTLIPYFAWAHRGNGNMKVWLPQDVKAAKPSAPATLAAQAKVEFSSPVPAKSSITDGLVPADENDRSIPYIHWWPKKNTTEWITYTFPESKEIKTSTVYWYDDQPWGGCKVPDSWKLYYQDEAGNWKEVPGADAYPCMRGVACIVNFDPVKTKAVKLELKQPETLSCGLFEWSVK; encoded by the coding sequence ATGAAGAAGATTTTAGTAACATCAGCCTTGGCAGCATTGGCATTGATGCCTGCTTCGGCACAGAAGGTGAACAAGAGCTCGGGTGGTTATCCTATCACTCCGGTGCCTTTCACATCAGTAAAGGTTTGGAACAATACGTTCTGGGGACAGCGTATCGAGACCTCTCGCAAGGTAACCATCCCACTGGCTTTCAGCAAGTGCGAGACAGAGGGCAGATACAAGAACTTTGAGCGCGCCGCTCACCCTAGCGACAGTTACGACGTGGGCAAACTGATGCCTTACAGCTTCGACGATACCGACCCATACAAAACGATTGAGGGTGCCAGCTACGTGCTGCAAACTTATCCAGACAAGAAACTCAAGGCTTATATCGATAGCGTGCTCGATATCATTGCTCCGGCTCAGGAGGCTGACGGATATCTCTATACAGCCCGCACACAGAATCCGAAGCATCCCCATTTCTGGGCTGGCGACAAGCGCTGGAGCAAGGAAGAGGATCTGAGCCACGAGCTCTACAACCTCGGTCACATGGTAGAAGGTGCCGTGGCTCACTGGCAGGCTACAGGTAGCCGCAAGTTCCTCGACATCGCTATCCGCTATGCCGACTGCGTGGTTCGCGAGGTTGGTCCTAACCCAGGACAGGCTTGCGTGGTACCGGGACATCAGATTGCCGAAATGGCGCTCTGCAAGCTCTATCTCGCTACAGGCAACAAGAAATATCTCGAAGAGGCTAAGTTCTTCCTCGACTATCGTGGCAAGACATCTATCAAACAGGAATACTCTCAGAGCCACAAACCGGTTTTGGAACAGGACGAGGCTGTAGGTCATGCCGTTCGTGCCACCTATATGTATGCTGGTATGGCAGATGTAGCTGCCCTCACCGGCGATACCGCCTATATCCACGCCATCGACCGTATCTGGGACAACATCGTAAGCAAGAAGCTCTACATCACCGGAGGAATCGGAGCCACCAACAATGGTGAGGCTTTCGGCAAGAACTACGAGTTGCCTAATATGAGTGCCTACTGCGAAACCTGCGCAGCTATCGGCAATGTTTATGTCAACTACCGTCTCTTCCTTCTCCATGGCGAGAGTAAGTATTACGATGTATTGGAGCGTACCCTCTACAATGGTCTCATCAGTGGTGTGAGCATGGACGGCGGCGGCTTCTTCTACCCTAACCCATTGGAGAGCATGGGTCAGCATCAGCGTCAGGCTTGGTTCGGCTGTGCCTGCTGCCCTAGCAACATCTGCCGCTTCCTGCCATCCCTCCCGGGCTATGTATATGCCGTAAAGAATAAGAATGTATATGTCAACCTCTTCCTCAGCAACTCTTCTTCTCTGAAGGTAGCCGGTAAGAAGGTTTCCCTGAGTCAGGATACACAGTACCCTTGGAACGGCGACATCGCCATCAAGGTGGATGACAACAAGGCAGGTCAGTTCGGTATGAAGATCCGCATCCCGGGCTGGGTAAAGGGTCAGCCAGTACCATCAGACCTTTACTACTACAGCGACGGCAAGCGACTGGGCTATACCATCACCGTAAACGGAAAGAAGGTAGAGGCTAAGGTAACAGAGGATGGCTATTATACCATCAACCGCAAGTGGAAGAAGGGCGATGTGGTTCGCGTTCACTTCGATATGGAGGCACGCACCGTACGTGCCAACAACAAGGTAGAGGCCGACCGTGGCTGCATCAGCATCGAGCGTGGTCCTATCGTATATTGTGCAGAGTGGCCAGACAACCAGGGCTTCGACATCATGAGCATCCTGGAGAACCGCGAACCTCAGTTCGCTGAGGGCAAGCTCTCGTACGATGGTTTCATCGACCCTAAATACAAGAATGTACTGACACTCTACAAGGGGCAGAACATGGAGACCCTGACCGAGAATGTGCAGACTCTCGCCTACGACAAGAGCGGCAAGCTGAGCACCAAGGACCAGACCCTGACTCTCATCCCATACTTCGCCTGGGCTCATCGTGGCAACGGCAATATGAAGGTATGGTTGCCACAGGATGTCAAGGCTGCAAAGCCATCAGCTCCTGCAACTCTCGCTGCACAGGCTAAGGTAGAATTCTCTTCTCCAGTGCCAGCCAAGAGCAGTATCACCGACGGACTGGTTCCTGCCGATGAGAACGACCGTTCTATCCCATACATCCACTGGTGGCCTAAGAAGAACACCACAGAGTGGATTACCTACACCTTCCCAGAGAGCAAGGAGATCAAGACCAGCACCGTATATTGGTACGACGACCAGCCATGGGGCGGTTGCAAAGTACCAGACAGCTGGAAGCTCTACTATCAGGACGAGGCAGGCAACTGGAAGGAAGTTCCAGGAGCCGATGCTTATCCATGCATGCGAGGTGTAGCCTGCATCGTGAATTTCGACCCAGTGAAGACCAAGGCTGTGAAGCTCGAACTGAAGCAGCCAGAAACTCTGTCCTGCGGTTTGTTTGAGTGGAGCGTGAAGTAA
- a CDS encoding family 43 glycosylhydrolase, which yields MVSKNIIVTLFVTAAAAAPETGAAQKAAYNTPGASNPILPGYFADPTIKKFGDTYYIYATTDGSGAGFGPAQLWCSKDFKNWTLMPMNWPDSHWIWAPDVMQNEADGKYYYLYCQPCKLHLGVGDTPRGPWKNVLGESEAVLVPDRFVKNAITLDGQTFRDDDGSVYMYWGTWGIYKGFGCGAGKLNPDMKSFSETKLIPNTEVTHFFEAPFVFKRNGIYYFLYSCEHCEDASYRVDYATAKSPLGPYTYHGTILKTNADGTVHGPGHNSVLQEGDNYYIVYHRHDNPHSNRGFHRQVAIDKLEFNADGTIKEVIPTHEGLDLKPEMKVAKNLAFGAKVTASSYYDNDFRPEYAVDDNNGTLWRPRTTGPAWIQIDLGKKQSIKSIWTQFEYGTQFYQYLIETSNDGKHWQTFSDKRQNRLAGSPMVDFGNAKAQYIRLTYTGGQKNGFGGAIWNIKVYGSVEDSAPQQWLGLTAADFDGTTWHNNEGMLAGKFSLLQGTALRERMTGKDAITLQPGTQLVMTHPQLGKTRKHTLTAQAFDNGSWHQIDENDPRLNLSEGKLEISAGEKQFTLTNLRYYNWEQEAAEKAFDAQSNIVREAVADKNSQGLVVDISADYYNEGDTVPYIKNGSPLDVHLKGEFETQHDTAAIIKTIEGKKAFAFTGKESYRSNFMLPATIRDNAPYTIEAWILNPEIAENECVADFTSSHDELEKLMLVNGTEPRCGVMNHYGWYEDAGYKEMKTLEGKWQHVYVCFDGRIESIYINAKLISQKDIQLLVKPSQFMLLGKNAEEAWPFSGYLHSLKLWDEYIPYKRQTK from the coding sequence ATGGTTAGTAAAAATATAATTGTAACACTATTCGTAACAGCAGCTGCGGCAGCGCCTGAGACAGGTGCTGCCCAGAAAGCTGCTTACAACACTCCGGGAGCAAGCAACCCTATCCTGCCTGGCTATTTTGCCGACCCAACCATCAAGAAGTTTGGTGACACCTATTATATATATGCTACTACCGATGGTAGCGGAGCCGGTTTCGGACCGGCACAGCTCTGGTGCAGCAAGGATTTCAAGAACTGGACCCTGATGCCGATGAACTGGCCAGACAGCCACTGGATCTGGGCACCGGATGTAATGCAGAACGAAGCCGACGGCAAGTATTACTATCTCTACTGCCAGCCTTGCAAGCTCCATCTGGGTGTGGGCGATACACCTCGCGGTCCTTGGAAAAATGTGCTGGGCGAGAGCGAAGCCGTGCTCGTACCGGATAGATTCGTAAAGAATGCCATCACTCTGGATGGTCAGACCTTCCGAGATGATGATGGTTCGGTCTATATGTATTGGGGCACCTGGGGCATCTACAAAGGCTTCGGTTGCGGAGCAGGTAAGCTGAATCCTGACATGAAATCATTCAGCGAAACCAAGCTCATCCCGAACACCGAGGTTACTCACTTCTTCGAAGCTCCTTTCGTCTTCAAGCGCAACGGCATCTACTACTTCCTCTACTCCTGCGAGCATTGCGAAGATGCCAGCTACCGCGTAGATTACGCCACAGCCAAGAGTCCACTCGGTCCTTATACCTACCACGGAACTATCCTCAAGACCAATGCCGATGGAACCGTTCATGGTCCAGGACACAACAGCGTGCTCCAGGAAGGCGACAACTACTACATCGTATATCATCGCCACGATAATCCACATTCCAACCGTGGATTCCATCGTCAGGTGGCAATCGATAAACTCGAATTCAATGCAGACGGTACCATCAAGGAGGTCATTCCAACCCACGAAGGTCTCGATCTGAAACCGGAGATGAAGGTAGCAAAGAACCTCGCCTTCGGCGCCAAGGTTACCGCCTCTTCCTACTACGACAACGACTTCCGTCCGGAATATGCGGTTGATGACAACAACGGCACACTCTGGCGCCCTCGCACCACCGGACCGGCTTGGATCCAAATTGACCTGGGCAAGAAGCAGAGCATCAAGAGCATCTGGACTCAGTTTGAATACGGAACACAGTTCTATCAGTATCTCATCGAGACATCGAATGACGGCAAGCACTGGCAGACCTTCTCTGACAAGCGACAGAACCGTCTGGCTGGTTCGCCAATGGTAGATTTCGGAAATGCCAAGGCGCAGTACATCCGCCTCACCTATACTGGCGGACAGAAGAATGGTTTCGGTGGCGCCATCTGGAACATCAAGGTTTATGGTTCTGTAGAAGATTCTGCCCCACAGCAGTGGCTAGGCCTGACAGCAGCCGATTTCGATGGTACTACCTGGCATAACAACGAGGGAATGCTTGCCGGCAAGTTCTCGCTTCTTCAGGGCACCGCCCTCAGAGAGCGCATGACTGGCAAAGATGCAATCACCCTGCAACCGGGCACCCAGCTGGTGATGACTCATCCACAGCTCGGCAAGACACGCAAGCATACCCTCACCGCCCAAGCTTTCGACAACGGAAGCTGGCATCAGATAGATGAAAACGATCCTCGACTGAATCTTTCTGAAGGAAAACTGGAAATTAGTGCAGGCGAAAAACAATTTACCCTCACCAATCTCCGTTATTATAACTGGGAACAGGAGGCTGCAGAAAAGGCTTTCGATGCCCAAAGCAACATCGTACGTGAGGCAGTAGCCGACAAGAACAGTCAGGGACTGGTGGTAGATATCAGCGCTGACTACTACAACGAGGGCGATACCGTGCCTTACATCAAGAACGGCAGTCCGCTGGATGTTCACCTCAAGGGCGAGTTTGAGACACAGCACGATACAGCAGCCATCATCAAGACCATAGAGGGCAAGAAGGCATTCGCCTTTACCGGCAAGGAGAGTTACAGAAGCAACTTCATGCTCCCAGCCACTATCCGCGACAACGCTCCATATACCATCGAGGCATGGATTCTGAATCCGGAGATTGCCGAGAATGAATGCGTAGCCGATTTCACCTCTTCGCACGATGAACTGGAGAAGCTGATGCTGGTAAACGGCACCGAACCACGCTGCGGTGTGATGAACCATTACGGATGGTATGAGGATGCCGGCTACAAGGAGATGAAGACCCTGGAAGGCAAGTGGCAGCACGTATATGTCTGCTTCGACGGCAGAATCGAGAGCATCTACATCAACGCCAAGCTCATCAGCCAGAAAGATATCCAGCTCCTCGTCAAGCCATCGCAGTTTATGCTTCTGGGCAAGAATGCCGAAGAGGCATGGCCTTTCTCAGGCTATCTGCACTCATTGAAACTCTGGGATGAATACATTCCTTACAAAAGACAAACAAAATAA